The proteins below are encoded in one region of Pseudophryne corroboree isolate aPseCor3 chromosome 8, aPseCor3.hap2, whole genome shotgun sequence:
- the LOC134949579 gene encoding uncharacterized protein LOC134949579 translates to MSSRRTDTSSKRKRTPPQKLKNRKLFAASRHDTIEKSPHMSRDDDDQENQQCFSGHHETLQNKENVPKSQQNKKNLAEAQSKKENMTEIPQNKENMPGKYSSATVTAHRGRGRPKGSKNKTFPTNPTRVYSVREGKSLVYASRIDTKPKDGADTTHRGRGRPKGSTKVNRIDDDAPKRSRGRPKGSKNRKPSRASLVKRIPGTPKMARGRPRKIPATNEGAAAVPKGNRGRPKGSLNKIPSARKLALLAGIHEEKKRGRPKKIIFDDVVIMPISSKRPRGRPKSTGSFVAVSSMELESSITDAQDEEDYDDDDDDDDDDVDDE, encoded by the exons ATGAGCTCGCGTAGGACAGACACCAGCTCGAAGCGGAAGAGGACACCGCCACAAAAGTTGAAAAACCGAAAACTATTTGCTGCCTCGAGACATGACACAATAGAG AAGTCACCTCATATGTCCAGAGATGACGACGATCAGGAGAACCAGCAATGCTTCTCAGGGCACCACGAAACGCTGCAGAACAAGGAAAACGTGCCCAAATCTCAGCAGAACAAGAAAAATCTGGCTGAAGCACAGTCTAAAAAGGAAAACATGACTGAAATTCCTCAGAACAAGGAAAACATGCCGGGAAAATATTCCAGCGCCACTGTAACTGCACACAGAGGCCGAGGGCGGCCGAAAGGCAGCAAAAACAAGACTTTCCCTACAAACCCAACCAGG GTCTACTCAGTCCGTGAGGGAAAGTCTCTGGTATATGCATCAAGAATAGATACAAAGCCTAAAGATGGAGCAGACACCACCCACAGAGGCCGAGGGAGACCAAAGGGAAGTACGAAG GTAAACCGAATTGATGATGATGCCCCAAAGAGATCGCGAGGCAGGCCGAAGGGAAGCAAGAACCGCAAACCATCCAGGGCCTCTCTAGTG AAACGGATACCTGGAACCCCGAAAATGGCAAGAGGGCGGCCGCGGAAGATACCAGCAACAAACGAAGGTGCCGCCGCCGTTCCAAAAGGAAACAGAGGACGGCCAAAGGGAAGCCTAAATAAAATTCCTTCTGCCAGAAAG TTAGCTCTTTTAGCGGGGATCCACGAAGAGAAAAAGAGGGGGCGCCCGAAGAAGATTATCTTCGACGATGTTGTTATTATGCCCATTTCCTCAAAGCGCCCTAGAGGGAGACCAAAGAGCACTGGGAGCTTCGTAGCGGTATCGAGCATGGAG CTGGAGAGTTCTATAACCGATGCACAAGATGAAGAAGattatgacgacgatgatgatgacgacgatgatgatgttgatgatgaataA